From Solea senegalensis isolate Sse05_10M linkage group LG19, IFAPA_SoseM_1, whole genome shotgun sequence, the proteins below share one genomic window:
- the cbx2 gene encoding chromobox protein homolog 2 — protein sequence MEELSAVGEQVFDAECILNKRLRKGKLEFLVKWRGWSSKHNSWEPQENILDPRLLAAFNKKEQEKELLLRNKGKRPRGRPRKILENVPESTKSSSSSSGSSSSSSDSSSSCSSDSSSSEDEEDEDTKQMNPAVRTRDHHPVPQKKAQIVVAKPEPPKKRSRKPPTPEVKEFQQSKSLRKLVSASKDADLPGAIKKPVHPASFTFMGFHRGSPRDAVGQTRGSQAHGGAVKNSMSSVGSGRSVQPSSHSLNKSSQSRNVTEGKLSVCGVNTGTSLDLNTAAGKSKGVAALNLNTSKHPIQGTTQHTLSSPNGQKKPQGPVSALQRIPNTKAVASVPSKNSSSNQGSGPQPLNLQNKPAQSKDSPGNGATPVSGLRNTANPARKSSVPQNQDYNPPKSPATPGRMQAKKNQPGADKVKEVTEIQSSRVQGRLEKSGVLKSSAEAPSQQGKKAKMNDMSTGEEESSSDSDHDSSFIGQDRSVIQNQDWKPTRSLIEHVFVTDVTANLVTVTVKESPTSVGFFSLRNY from the exons ATGGAGGAGCTGAGCGCGGTGGGCGAACAGGTTTTTGATGCGGAATGCATCTTAAACAAACGACTCCGGAAG GGAAAGTTGGAGTTTCTGGTGAAGTGGAGGGGATGGTCATCCAA ACACAACAGCTGGGAGCCCCAAGAAAACATCCTTGACCCGAGACTGTTGGCTGCGTTCAACAAGAA AGAGCAAGAAAAGGAGCTCCTGTTGCGCAATAAAGGGAAAAGGCCAAGAGGAAGACCACGGAAAATCTTA GAAAACGTGCCAGAATCTACGAAATCAAGCAGCTCTTCGTCCGgctcgtcgtcgtcctcctccgaCTCGTCATCCTCGTGCTCCTCCGACTCGTCCTCGtcggaggatgaggaggacgaaGACACCAAACAGATGAACCCGGCTGTCAGAACCCGAGACCACCATCCGGTCCCACAGAAGAAGGCGCAGATCGTTGTGGCCAAACCGGAGCCGCCAAAGAAACGGAGCAGGAAACCTCCGACCCCCGAAGTGAAGGAATTCCAACAGAGCAAGAGCCTTCGTAAACTCGTCAGCGCGTCCAAAGACGCCGATCTGCCCGGAGCGATTAAAAAGCCCGTTCATCCTGCGAGTTTCACCTTCATGGGCTTCCACCGAGGCTCGCCGAGAGACGCGGTGGGACAGACCAGGGGGTCTCAGGCACACGGTGGGGCTGTAAAAAACTCCATGAGCTCTGTGGGATCCGGCAGGTCGGTCCAGCCTTCCTCGCACTCTCTGAACAAATCCAGCCAGAGCAGGAATGTCACCGAAGGCAAATTGTCCGTCTGCGGCGTGAATACTGGGACAAGTCTGGatttaaacacagctgctgGGAAATCAAAAGGGGTGGCAGCGTTGAATTTGAATACATCCAAACACCCCATTCAAGGAACCACTCAGCATACTCTGAGCTCCCCCAATGGACAAAAGAAACCCCAGGGCCCTGTGTCAGCACTGCAGCGGATACCCAACACCAAAGCGGTGGCTTCTGTTCCATCCAAGAACTCCTCCTCCAATCAAGGCTCTGGCCCTCAGCCCCTCAACCTCCAGAACAAACCGGCACAAAGCAAAGACTCCCCGGGAAATGGAGCCACGCCAGTGTCAGGCCTGAGAAACACGGCCAACCCTGCGAGGAAAAGCAGCGTCCCACAAAACCAGGATTACAATCCTCCAAAGAGTCCGGCGACTCCTGGAAGAATGCAGGCCAAGAAGAACCAGCCCGGAGCGGACAAGGTCAAGGAAGTGACAGAAATCCAGTCCTCGAGAGTCCAAGGGAGGCTGGAGAAGAGCGGCGTGCTCAAGTCCTCCGCAGAGGCTCCGAGCCAACAAGGCAAGAAGGCCAAAATGAACGACATGAGCACAGGCGAGGAGGAGAGCAGTTCAGACTCTGACCACGACTCGTCCTTCATCGGGCAGGATCGCTCTGTAATCCAGAACCAGGACTGGAAACCCACGCGGAGTCTGATAGAGCACGTGTTTGTAACGGATGTCACGGCTAACCTAGTTACCGTCACGGTCAAGGAGTCGCCGACCAGTGTGGGCTTCTTCAGCCTCCGCAACTACTGA
- the LOC122785391 gene encoding ectonucleotide pyrophosphatase/phosphodiesterase family member 7-like — protein MMWTATLCLLGALSVLGAPLNKQRQKVLLISFDGFRWDYDRDVHTPNLDDMARDGVKAQYVTPPYLTITSPTHFTLLTGRYIENHGVIHNMWFNTKTQEKKPYYQTQFVNEWWDNGSLPIWITAQRQGLKAGSLHFPGTASSYQGEVAEVREVEPLFYNYKDEVEWRKNADKVMSWFRDQDLDFVSMYFGEPDGTGHRYGPDSPERREMVKQVDRTIGYIRHLAEKQNLASTLNIIITADHGMTTVYRNGLVEEITLSKIPDFSFRDISFHLVDFGPSGMLLPKPGKLEKVYNALKGAHPHLHVYKKEEMPERLHFSKNDRILPIVLWSDPGYVINGYIPVQFNKGEHGFDNQELDMKPFFRAVGPAFHKNLEVGPFETVNIYPLMCHILGIEPEVNDGHLNATRHLLVTNRAVEVKKEDFLENGFIGIAAVAGFLVVVFVALATHQIIKRKRKDTGSQGPSRPPQKEITAQTPF, from the exons ATGATGTGGACCGCGACCCTGTGCCTCCTCGGGGCTCTGTCCGTCCTCGGGGCGCCGCTGAACaagcagagacagaaagtgCTGCTTATCTCCTTCGACGGTTTCCGCTGGGACTACGACCGCGACGTGCACACTCCGAACCTGGACGACATGGCCAGGGACGGAGTCAAGGCTCAGTACGTCACGCCGCCGTACCTCACCATCACCAGCCCCACGCACTTCACCCTCCTGACAG GCCGCTACATCGAGAACCATGGGGTGATTCACAACATGTGGTTCAACACCAAGACGCAGGAGAAGAAGCCCTACTACCAGACGCAGTTCGTCAACGAGTGGTGGGACAACGGCAGTCTGCCCATCTGGATCACGGCGCAGAGGCAG GGCCTAAAAGCCGGCTCCCTTCATTTTCCCGGCACAGCGTCCAGTTACCAGGGTGAGGTCGCTGAGGTGCGTGAAGTCGAACCACTGTTTTACAACTACAAGGATGAGGTTGAGTGGAGAAAGAATGCGGACAAGGTGATGAGCTGGTTCAGAGACCAGGATCTAGACTTTGTGTCCATGTACTTTGGCGAGCCGGACGGCACGGGCCACAGATACGGCCCCGACTCCCCAGAGCGCCGGGAAATGGTCAAGCAAGTCGACAGAACTATCGGCTACATTCGACACTTGGCTGAAAAACAGAATCTGGCCAGCACCctgaacatcatcatcacagcagacCACGGCATGACCACGGTGTACCGCAACGGTCTGGTGGAGGAAATCACCCTGTCAAAGATCCCAGACTTCTCGTTCCGCGATATATCGTTTCACTTGGTGGACTTTGGACCCTCTGGGATGCTTTTGCCAAAGCCGGGAAAGCTGGAGAAGGTTTACAACGCCCTGAAAGGCGCACATCCACACCTTCACGTGTACAAGAAGGAGGAGATGCCTGAGCGCCTGCACTTTTCCAAAAACGACCGCATCCTCCCCATCGTTTTATGGTCTGACCCAGGATACGTAATCAACGGG TATATCCCTGTTCAGTTCAACAAAGGAGAGCACGGCTTCGACAACCAGGAGTTGGACATGAAGCCCTTCTTCCGGGCGGTGGGGCCGGCGTTCCACAAGAACCTGGAGGTGGGACCTTTCGAGACGGTGAACATCTACCCCCTGATGTGCCACATCCTGGGTATCGAGCCAGAGGTCAACGATGGCCACCTGAACGCCACCAGACACCTGCTGGTGACGAATAGGGCTGTGGAGG TTAAAAAGGAGGATTTCCTGGAAAACGGCTTCATTGGAATTGCCGCAGTGGCCGGATTTCTTGTCGTAGTTTTTGTTGCCTTGGCGACCCACCAGATAATCAAGAGAAAACGCAAGGATACAGG atcACAAGGTCCGAGTCGTCCTCCACAGAAAGAAATTACAGCACAAACTCCATTTTGA